Part of the Benincasa hispida cultivar B227 chromosome 12, ASM972705v1, whole genome shotgun sequence genome is shown below.
TGCATATTttgaaccacttccaaatcagttaggaactttctgagccatactgcttcttttgctgcttcacttgcagctacatacttagcttccattgtggagtcagcaatacaactttgcttgatactccttcatgaagaaaatcgaatacgaaaatttccatgagcaacagaaagatcattccaaattacaatcgtatatgaactttacaattacaattaacaatagaaacatacggttatggaaaaaacataaattatagcatgctatacAGGTTgatcgtaataacggttgggtcaatatgCTTTTTTAGccccgatattacatcttgttccttaagttccactaatcctctaatgaacaattagtttgtgatccaatcactagaCCGgatctctctcgggccaatgagagggtggggtctcttgttcaagacctggatttagtacttaagagaacaacctttctcttatccctaaattgggtaggcgtgaattccgtattgtaccctatgtccctgactatctacccggtcttacctctgaaatgggaagcttattgagccggctctattgagccaaccctcacctatacaaatctatggataatctcgaataaacaggagttcattgttagctcaggattaagattgagttacctaggtcatctaagcgaaatagtcagtcttaaacattaaacaacgttataaagtaagagtggtccgatcttatgcgaactcattgcataggatgccccaactcctcatgtcaatacctgaatgaatcaggatcacttcgtttgtagcactttacaacaaattgtaacaactacagagtggaccacatccgatagtattaccagaataaggcacccaaccttattcgtatactatagatcattttgactattcactcgaatctgatccatttttatgtctccaaataaagttcaagtattcatataatagtgatagatcttagtttattggatttagtctttacaattgcaatttaaaaattcactaataacatctttattgataatagaatatgtttaactttacaactgcgagttttaggacatacaacccaacaatactcccacttggactaaaactccaatataaaaatatatacaatgttgagttcaatgagagaaaacaaacaaaaataaatacaataaactagggcatcagatacccattatttctcccacttgccctagtagAAAGTATCTCATAGTCCcagtcccactaggtgaccctcgaacactttagctaagAGGGGctttataaatggatcaactaagttgtcttgtTAGGCTTTCCATGTTTATGACTTCGAGGTTCCTCTGAGTTTgtaactgctccactgttatcacaatacagggtGACTTAAATGGTCAAATGCTGagtttttttatattgttttttcaGTCTTAAGTGTAGATGCAATTGATATGTCAGGCAAGCATGAAGTGGATCTTGACACAAACATATGGAAAGTAAGATAAtttcttgatattttattgATTCCCTTGACTTCTTTAGTTCTTTTTGTTGTTGCCTATAATCTCTTGTGCATAATGCATCTTAtgatgtgtgtgtatatatatatataaattaaaaatgaaacttttgagCATGAACAACGAATTAATTCGAATATATGAATGTACATCTATTTACATATaagtaaaatatcaaataaatatgtatttaataaatgtATCCTAGTTttgtagaaaatctccattacCGAGAATTTAATCATATGTTAAGAAATCTCCTTTAGGAGTATGACAAGAAAGCACATCAACGAGAATTAATTACATCAGAACAACATATCGATATCTTATAAGTTCATTCTTTCCTCCTGATTTACTTGTCTACCAAATGCATTCATTCCTCTATCCATATGCCCCACAAAACTGCTTTCCCGACATTAGTCCATAACATTTTAGTCATCATTTCAAGCTCATAACCATATACTAAGTAGAAAATATTATTCTTGGCATCCAAATGAGTGAAAATTTTATATACTCGGATGATGGAATGAGCTTAGATTGAGAGTTAGGGATGAAAAAATTAGTGACTTTTTTGTCAAAAACTTCTAAAAATTCCACTAGGctaaacattttgatcaaaggaAACTACAACCCCCACTGAGGTTGAATAACcctcaagaaatttaaagatggatcaaaaagaagaaaggagaactgGATCCTATCTTCAAGATTTCAAACTCTCCACAATCTAGttgatcaaactagattgaaagttcTAAAACATGACATTCTAaacataagaaacaaaaaaagcaTAAAAGCTTTGAGAGATTAAACTCTAGAATAAATTTGTTCAAATTCCAATTCTACTTCAAAAATGACAACATTATTTAAACTAAATGAATGGTCTCTATGAAAGGACACAACCTTTCATCTATATTATCTAGGTTCAGCTATAACTCTTCAACTCCATACCTGAACcttcataaatataaatacatgaaattaaattggTACATAATGCATAAAGGATGTCGATGAATCTGGATTTTCAGATTAATTGTATCTCCTGGGAAGCCTTGAAGCTTGAAAGGTTGTGACTCTTCATCATAGCTTAGAAACTTAGCTTGGAAGTTAATATTTAATGCTTCAAGAATACTTTTAGCTATAGCTCTTGTCATTGCCACTTATTTCCTTATCATTCTCCCTTCTTCAAGAAGATTCGTCCTCAAATCTTTAGGATCCCCTTGCAAAGTAATTTTGTAGTCATCATCTCGTGCTCGTTCCAACAGTTGGATTGTAACATcttcttttgtattaaatttgaacttCGTGTGTAGAGTAATCTACTCTTTTTGCCATGTCTCCAATGAACCATAAAAAACACAAGAAAAATAATAGGAAAGAACATTAGTTGGAAATCAAATCCATATCTCAAAGAGGCATCCTGCTCAATTATGCTggaacattaaattaaatacatgcatgcacaTGCCTCTAGGTTCTTAGGAGCTATATTGAGAATCAACCCTTGCTTCCTTTTTGTCCAAAGACTCAGCTTCCCATGTCGCATGTCCCCTGAAGTGAAAGCCTTCTGCCAACAACatcaaatctttgttttaccgGTTGAGGAAAGGAGTCATGAAAACTGACACTCATGCCAATCAACCATCTACTATTCACTGAAGAAACAACACTCATCACATCCTCCAACGTTTTATTTATTCTTGTTGGAGTCTGCTTTCTTATTAGTCCTTCATCCATCCTCTTATATGTCCAGATGAATTTCTGGTTTTGTAGGGCATTGATTAACATCCTCAATCACATTGTACACTTGGTACTCTTTtttgaaaggaaacaaaaatttttattgatgaaatgaaaagattCTAATGCTTAAAGTACATAAATCCTGAAGGATGGTAAGAAAAATAATACCAAGACAATATTGATAGAGAAAATAAGCAGCCCAACAATACAATCTAATGCAAAATGGTGATGGgatctcttctttttctccgcCTATATCCTCCCTACACAAGATCTCAtgcttcatttttttcatttgacaAAAAAGGGCTTTGTTTTGTATCCTATTATGGTGATACTCTATAGAATCTTTTACCACAATCACtatagaaattttttaaagaGAGAGCATCTGTTACTCCTTTGGCCAAGGAATGTGGTACCTTTTCTATGAAAGCTGTTAAATTtgtatattattgaataaatcagGATAATTCATAGTACATAATCAACCTTCTACAAGGTGAATGAATAGAcatcaataaactaataaaggaaaatacatAAATTGAAAATACCAAAAAGGAAataataatggaaaataaaataattaggaataaatcctaatttctttttaacaccttccctcaaactcaaggtggtagaTTGGCGAACAACTTGAGTTTGCAAAAATAGCTTCCGAAACAAATTAACTGTTTGGGATAGAATTAGAAATCCACGAAGAACCAAAACAGGTAGAACTTCTAGGCTGAAACAGAAACCCATGAAGAGTGAAACCAAAAACTTTCTGGGCTAGAAACATAGATCCTCATATAGAGATCTATAACAAAACCTACGAAGAACGAACAAGAACTTCTGGGCTAGAAAAAAGATCTCATTGAGAGATCTAAAACAAAACCCTCGAACAACTGATTTGGAAATCGAACATAAATCGACAAATGCAAAGTGAACCAAAGCAATCAAACAAACCAAATGAGtcaaggactaaattgaatCAAACCAAAACGAACCAAACCAAACTGAATTAACTTAACTAAACTTGGCTGATTAAACcgaatttaaattgaaattggttTGTCTAAACTTCATTGAACCGGAATGAAGACCGAACCAAATGACTTGAATTGAAACAGTCTGATTGAAGTTGAACCGACCTTATTGACTGGACcaaaaataaaccaaattaGTTCGACTGAAGGAAGCTGAACCAAAAAGAGATGACTAAACCGACCAAACCGAGTGGACTAACAGTTACCAGCGGCAGAAGTTGAGCAGTATGGACAATTGGAGCTAAGGAGAGGGCGACAGATCTGGGCTGGTCGAGCGGGCAGTGGATCTGAGCGCGAGCGATAGGCAACACGAATGAAGGATGGAGCAGGGTTGGTCGACATGGGGAGATCTGGAACAAAAACGGACTAGGGTGTATCGATTTTAGGTTGACGATGCATGAATCTGGGAACAAATGGGTCTTCGACGCTGTATCTGGACGGATCTATAGCGGATGACTTTGAATGGTGTGTTGGGCGAGTCTGAGTTTGCGGCTACTGTCTAGCCGTGCACTTCACATTGTGGTGCGTGTGAACTAGAGCAAGGGTTAGGGATAACAGAGACCCACGATGGACACACCGCAGGTCGAACGATGGATCTAAAAACGACGACTTGAGGTGGTGTGATTTGGTTGCAAAGCTCCATGAACCATGGACAAAACACGAATGACGAGGCAAACTATGAATAGATAAAATCAGACCCACGAACAACAAACTAAGAATGGCGGAACGCGGCCGACAAAGAGTTGTGACGACACTGACAAAAACACTATACTAAAACCCTAATGGCGATGGGTCTGCCTCCATTGACCGATCGACAGAGGCAGAGAAAAAATATAGGTGCTCTGTTGGGGGATCCTCACAGACAGAAAAAGGTTGTAGGACACCAAGGCCTCTGCCCTTCTATCTCGATGAAAGTTGTAAGTTGTGTTCAGAAGGGAGTTATTGTCTATCGTTGGCCTCTATGGTAGAATTAGTTGGGGGCCTAAGAGGCGGTGGTTTACCCTGTAGCAGATGTCAGCCGTTCAAGTTTGCTTATCTCTAACTTGTGAACTTAGTCGATAcaaagctatatgatagcactcCATTTTTCTGATGCATAAACTAAACCAACAATTAAgataaacacaaaaattaaagcAGTAATGGAATTTGGTCAATGGTGTTTTAAGCCAGTAACAACAAAATCGAGCAATCCACAAAATAATTTGATCTATGGACAACATCGTTGTGGTAATGTCGTAATGCCAAAATGGTAGCAACATACCATcttttgtgatttctttttaACCAAGGGGACCCCCTTTTAGAACCGCATACATTGAGTTAGCAACCCCAAAAATAtcaaaaagttttctttttctttccagaTGGGAGGAAAAGGTGGCCAGATTTCAGTGAGACAAAACTCTAATAAACCTAATGCTCTGATATCATGTTATATTTGTGTATTATTGGATAATTCAGAGTATATAATCAACCTTTTACAAGGTGAATAAATAGACATCaataaagcaataaaggaaAATACATAAATGGAAAAtaccaaaatgaaaataataatggaaaataaaataattaggaaTAAACCTTGATTTCCTTTTAACAAAAGCAATGAAAAATTGTACTCTTTCCAAAAAGAGGAAGCAACGTAAAGAAACTTCAGTGTTGATCTCCTCGTTACAAGACATATCTAACCTTATATTTATACTCCCAAGCAGGTTTATGTCCCCCGTTCTCCATCCTTGCTTTCCATCCCCTTttaaattattatcattattatttaagttttattCTCTAAAGACAGATAACTTGATATGCTATCCAACTATTTACATGGATAATTAGATAATTTGATAGGTAGTATTGTTTTATTTCTATTAGGAGGTTTAAAAAGTTTCTTTTAAATTGGAGGTTCTCAAGAATTAagcatttaaatgaaaatattatgtgaaaattaactatgtaattgaaaaaaattctgaatttttttcatttaatttaattgatttttttaataaaaaaatatatttaatgggAATTATTGTGGAGACAGGCTGCATCCTGATGCTGTCCCATGAGATATATTCTCATAAGTACACGTGTACAACACTCTATCTTAACTAAACTTTCTTCTGGGAGAACATACTTAACTAAACTTGTGCCAAAATAAGGATTATTACTTTTTTCACATTAACATGTTCAAATCAGTTTATGCTTCCTAACAGGCATTCTTTGCTGTACTTGCAAGCATAGTTTCGAAGTAATTCCATAATCTATATGCCTGCTGATTAGTCCAGAGTTTCTTGCTTTCTGCAGCTTCGTCTTAACAGCTATGGCCATATCATCGGCACCGAATATCTATCTGACCTTGTGGAAAAGGAACACGCTGATCATAAGCATGGTACTGCCTTTTTCCATTATCCACATAGTTATTGGTCTATAAagttctttttttccccttatatATTTTCTTGGATACTTTAATATTATGCTGTCATTAATGGTTAAACCATCAAAGTAAAAGACAAATGTTACTACTTTCATAATTGTCTTAAATCAATTGTAAGTTATCTCAACGAGGGTGGGGATCCTCGTTTCTTTTCTTTGAAAGGTAACATGTCTAACTTAGATAGGATTTCATTGTAAGAATGAAAATACATAAAAAgggcaaaataaaataaacaccAATTTTCACATTGCCACGCCATCTTGTTTTTCTAGAAtgtatgaaaataataaattattccctaaaaaaaacaaaagatgaagaaaagTCTAATGGTTTTTGTTTAAGTGTCCAAGTGTGAACTTAAAAAAGCCtagttttttatttctttgtttgttatttactttgtaggagtattttaaaaaatcaagcctagtttttgtttttgaattttggcAAAGAATTTCAAATGTTTAGTTAGGAAAGATGATGACTATGATAAAGAAGTGGTAAGAAAACAAGCAAAATTTccaaaaccaaatggttaccgaACTAAGtaatttgatgaaattgttGTCACgtatgtttaaattttttatcacatatttgatattccatattttaaatattgtacttttaaaagaattttgagCTTAACTTGGGAACATGCGACTTATCACTCTGGATAGATTTACGTTTACCACACTGAGCCCCACCGTTTCATGAGAGTCCCAGTTCCCGACTTCATGAGAAGCCTAAATCTGTTGTATAATTGAATTGTGAATCAGAGGTTATTAGATGCTGTCAATTTCCTTCTCTCTATGCATCAAAATAACGTCATCTATAACTAATTTTTTGACAGATCATGACAAGGAGAAAGATCATCCTCATATACACGGCTTTGATCAAGCTGCTGAAAATTTGGTCAAAAAGGTTAAGCAAGCATTAGCAGAAGGACAAGGCTGTCGGGTAATCTATATGCAATTCCTGTAAGATTATTTACCTCCTGATTCTTCATAAATATAAGTCAAGTGCAATCTTTTTTGCAGGTTTATGGAGTTCTAGATGTTCAGAGGGTTGCTGGGAACTTTCATATTTCAGTTCATGGCTTAAACATTTTTGTGGCCCAAATGGTCAGTTCACCTTATTTTCTCTGGTGCAGTTTCTTCACCCTGTTCTTGATCTCCCTCTAATATATATTACCATGAGTTTATGCCGTAGAAATTGACAATTTTGGGAGTTTAGTTCAAATGCAGGACGTATTGCCTttcatttcttcctcttttttgtGACGTCTTTCAGTGAAGCATGTTCCATGTGACTGCTCCAATAATTATTTTGACCTTTCtctgttgtttttttttttgcagattTTTGGAGGGTCCAAACATGTGAATGTCAGTCACATGATTCACGATTTGTCTTTTGGTCCAAAATACCCTGGAATTCACAACCCACTTGATGGTACAGTTCGAATTTTACATGACACAAGTGGGAcctttaaatattatataaaggTAAAAATCCCAGCGGCCATAAGATACATTTGGtgcataattttttattttatagtttcCAAGATAATCTGATGTATAGTACTCTGCACATACTGATATTGGAGGTGAGAGGCTCCCTCCCTGCCCCTCGATGCTCTCcctctccctctccctctcATGGTAAGGGAAATTGAAAATTCTTTTCCATGGTAAGTAAAACATGTTATTGCCCGTGTAGCTCATATTGCAGAATTAACTAATTTGTAAAATCAGGAAATCATACTAAATGACATCTGAGAAATTTGATTGTGAAAATGGAATCCTTTCTCCCACCCGTTGTCCAACTTGCTTGGCCCTAGGGGTGTGTACGAACCGACCAAAACCAGAGAACCGGACCGAACCGAACCGGCTAGTTGgtctagttttttttaaaagaagcaACTATCAGTTCATTAAGTAGCCAAACCGACTAGTTCGGTTCGGTCAATGGTTCTCTATCCTGAAAAACCAgagaaccgaaccgaaccgaactgaccctatatattaatatttattaatataaataatattttataagtattatatcaagtaaaagtatcattaaatattaaataatactaatcaGTCCATAAGCCCATAAGCCCAGCTCATAACATAAGCCCATAAGCCCATAAGCTCAATCtcttttatctaattaaaaaaaaaaaccatcggTTATAACCCGAACCGACCTGAACCGATTCAGGTTGTTTCGCTTCAGGAACTGAAACCGATGGAAATCGGTTTCCACTGTTCTGTTTACTTGAGAACCGTGGACTTTGGTTCGGTCCAAAACCGGACAGAATCGAACTGTGCACACCCCTACTTGGCCCTTCCTCTAGGGGGGGGGGGTGTTTAACAAGTGTATTGGTCCTGAATCTGCCCTGTTTGTTCCAGTTAGGAATCTTCTTTTCCTTGATCGTTTAATTCTGCTCTTATCAGGTATTATCGGTATACAATTAACCAGTGAACACTGGATTTAACTATATTGCACGTTTTTCCCTGTTTTATTGCAGATTGTTCCAACTGAGTATAAATATATCTCAAAAGATGTGTTACCTACCAATCAGTTTTCAGTCACCGAATATTTCTCGCCTATGACTGACTCTGATAGGTCATGGCCAGGTTGGTTAATGAATTTCATATTATAATTTCCTCTATAATGGATTACTTTACAGGCACGAATTCTATGTTTTTTCCCCATAAATGAGGAATAGGctttagaaaaattatatataaattttttacacTAATTTATCAAATGTTATAGACAAGACTTGATGATGTTTGTTTAGTTATTCAAACTCCTTTAAAGGCCAGGTTGAAACTTACCATTGTTTTCAATGATGTGCAGCTGTTTACTTCTTATATGATCTATCACCAATCACAGTGACCATCAAAGAAGAAAGACGAAGTTTTCTCCACTTCATAACTCGGCTTTGTGCTGTATTAGGTGGTACCTTCGCTGTAACAGGTTCGAGAAATTATTGATGTGATTTGTGGTTGATTTTCAAATCATCATATGTGATCATGTTAAGCATAAGTCACTTGTAGAAGTAGACCACTTCCAGAGTGAAGTATATCATTTTGGGTCATAcaagtttcttttcttttcttttttttttatacaacaaATGTGGGGTGCGAGTGTTTtgcttcaaatgaagacaatcACTTCTCGAAGCCCCATATCTTAGTGCTGAAGTCAAttgttttaccatttttttcaaCCAAAACAATGATATCTTCTGCTAAAATCACAGGAATGCTAGATCGTTGGATGTTTCGGTTTCTTGAGGCTCTGACAAAACCAAAAAGAAGTGCAATGCGTTAAGACTTATTGGAGGTTTCAATCTCCGTGAAAACATTTGTTCATCAGCAAAAGAAACCTGATGCTGAAATGCTAAGAATAGATCCTCAAGCATCCGAGCGTGAATGTGGAAATTTATAAAGGTGGAGGCTACTGATGCTAAACTAACTTTTGGGCTTCTTTGGTGGAAAGGAGTGCTTGAACAAAAGTGCTTGTATTTCTCCTAAAATTTTTCCCCCACTTTCTAGTTGCAAGTGAATTAGTGGATGcctctgtttttcttttctctagTTTTCAAAGAACTACACGGGGAGGAGGGATTATTGTACAATTATTTTGATAATTCCAAGGCAGTCTGTCATCTGTTATTGCTTCATTGTCTACGTACAATccatatggttttaatttatgatATCAAATACCGATTCCTATGAAATTGTTCCTGATGGCTCTATTTTAGGCATCACTTTTTTCTCTCGATGagaatttagtttttgtttctgTTCATAGTAATTGCGTACATTCGTTGTGTTTATTGGTAATAAAATGTTTCTTTTCTCGTTAATGATTGTAATGCTTTTGGATTCTGTATTGATTTATCGTCATACGTGTAGTATGAATGGTAGTCAAGTGATCAAAAAATCCTAAAGTTGGTTTAGGTGAAAAAAGTAACATAGCTGTCAAGAAGCTTTTTGTAATTTTAGTGA
Proteins encoded:
- the LOC120067119 gene encoding endoplasmic reticulum-Golgi intermediate compartment protein 3 isoform X1, whose translation is MGLKQTIKSLDAFPRAEEHLLQKTQTGALVSVIGLVIMATLFLHELRYYLATYTVHQMSVDLKRGETLPIHINMTFPSLPCDVLSVDAIDMSGKHEVDLDTNIWKLRLNSYGHIIGTEYLSDLVEKEHADHKHDHDKEKDHPHIHGFDQAAENLVKKVKQALAEGQGCRVYGVLDVQRVAGNFHISVHGLNIFVAQMIFGGSKHVNVSHMIHDLSFGPKYPGIHNPLDGTVRILHDTSGTFKYYIKIVPTEYKYISKDVLPTNQFSVTEYFSPMTDSDRSWPAVYFLYDLSPITVTIKEERRSFLHFITRLCAVLGGTFAVTGMLDRWMFRFLEALTKPKRSAMR
- the LOC120067119 gene encoding endoplasmic reticulum-Golgi intermediate compartment protein 3 isoform X2; the encoded protein is MSVDLKRGETLPIHINMTFPSLPCDVLSVDAIDMSGKHEVDLDTNIWKLRLNSYGHIIGTEYLSDLVEKEHADHKHDHDKEKDHPHIHGFDQAAENLVKKVKQALAEGQGCRVYGVLDVQRVAGNFHISVHGLNIFVAQMIFGGSKHVNVSHMIHDLSFGPKYPGIHNPLDGTVRILHDTSGTFKYYIKIVPTEYKYISKDVLPTNQFSVTEYFSPMTDSDRSWPAVYFLYDLSPITVTIKEERRSFLHFITRLCAVLGGTFAVTGMLDRWMFRFLEALTKPKRSAMR